In Apium graveolens cultivar Ventura chromosome 10, ASM990537v1, whole genome shotgun sequence, the following are encoded in one genomic region:
- the LOC141691636 gene encoding uncharacterized protein LOC141691636, which yields MTVKKIHACPNDCVLFRNEYEHLETCPKCGASKYKCLKNNSSANGIKRPPVKVLRYLPIVERFKCLFANAHDAKLMRWHMEGRNVDGMLRHPVTLHSGELLIESSQNLVDQGERIYDAYSQAYFTLRAMIFCTISDFPGYGNLSGYTIKGAKACPICEDATIDLHLNNCKKNVYMGHRTFLPPTHHYRRRKKSFDGTIETRVARLPLTGEKVRHCLDFMHIEKNVCESIVGTLLNIPGKTKDGIKARLDIQEMGVRVELAPQQSGKRAYLPPACYTLSRKEKISFCQCLSSVKVPSGYSSNPKNIVSMKDLKSVGMKLHDCHVIMQHLLPVAIRGILPKHVRLVIMKLCFFFNSICSKVIDPMTLDILQADIIVTLCEFEIYFTQSLFDIMVHLVVHLVREIKICGPLYVRKMYPFERFLCILKAYVRNRSLPEAIIVKGYSVEETIEFCMEYLASANPVGNPRSRHEGRLDGQGTLGYKMITPSIEILDKAHLFVLQHMTEVNPYLQEHIVIIRQMHPSKSGKWVTSEHNRSFVKWFKN from the exons ATGACGGTAAAGAAGATACATGCATGTCCCAATGATTGTGTCTTGTTTCGTAATGAGTATGAACATCTAGAAACGTGCCCAAAGTGCGGAGCCTCTAAGTACAAATGCCTCAAAAATAATTCTTCAGCTAATGGTATTAAGAGGCCTCCTGTGAAGGTGTTGAGGTATTTACCCATAGTGGAACGATTTAAATGTCTTTTTGCAAATGCTCATGATGCAAAGTTAATGAGGTGGCATATGGAAGGGAGAAACGTAGATGGGATGCTCAGACACCCCGTGACTCTTCACAGTGGAGAACTATTAATAGAAAGTTCCCAGAATTTGGTG GATCAAGGTGAGAGGATATATGATGCATACAGTCAGGCATATTTTACTTTGCGTGCCATGATTTTTTGCACTATAAGCGATTTTCCTGGCTATGGAAACCTTTCAGGGTACACCATCAAAGGAGCTAAAGCCTGTCCAATCTGTGAAGATGCTACTATTGATCTTCATTTAAATAATTGCAAAAAAAATGTCTATATGGGTCATCGTACATTTCTCCCTCCTACTCACCATTATCGTAGGAGGAAAAAGTCTTTCGATGGAACTATCGAGACTCGAGTAGCTCGTTTGCCGTTAACTGGGGAGAAG GTTAGACATTGTCTTGATTTTATGCATATTGAAAAAAATGTTTGTGAAAGCATTGTTGGGACACTGTTAAATATACCTGGTAAGACAAAGGATGGGATTAAAGCCAGATTAGACATACAAGAGATGGGTGTACGAGTAGAGTTAGCACCGCAACAATCCGGTAAACGTGCATACCTACCTCCTGCTTGTTACACTCTGTCCAGAAAAGAGAAAATCAGCTTTTGTCAATGTCTATCTAGTGTAAAAGTTCCATCGGGATATTCATCAAACCCAAAAAACATTGTCTCAATGAAAGATTTGAAGTCGGTAGGTATGAAGTTACATGATTGTCACGTTATAATGCAACATCTATTACCAGTTGCAATTCGAGGTATATTGCCAAAGCATGTCAGATTGGTAATCATGAAACTGTGTTTCTTCTTTAATTCTATATGCAGTAAGGTCATTGATCCCATGACATTGGATATATTGCAAGCAGATATTATTGTTACACTTTGTGAATTTGAAATATATTTTACACAATCATTGTTTGATATTATGGTGCATTTAGTGGTTCATCTTGTGAGAGAGATTAAAATTTGTGGGCCTTTATATGTAAGGAAAATGTATCCTTTCGAGAGATTCTTGTGTATCTTAAAAGCATATGTGAGAAACCGAAGTCTGCCTGAAGCCATCATAGTTAAAGGGTATTCGGTTGAAGAGACTATTGAATTTTGCATGGAGTATTTAGCATCTGCCAATCCAGTTGGAAATCCCAGATCTCGTCATGAAGGAAGACTTGACGGTCAGGGTACATTGGGATATAAAATGATCACTCCTAGTATTGAAATTCTTGATAAAGCCCATCTCTTTGTATTACAACACATGACAGAAGTTAATCCATACTTGCAAGAGCATATAGTCATAATTCGACAAATGCATCCTTCTAAAAGTGGCAAGTGGGTTACAAGTGAACACAATCGTTCATTTGTTAAATGGTTTAAAAACTAA